Proteins from a genomic interval of Yoonia sp. GPGPB17:
- a CDS encoding ABC-F family ATP-binding cassette domain-containing protein — protein MAKTPLLQVSDIALTFGGDPVFEDLSLIVQPGDRVALVGRNGSGKSTLMKVMAGLVQPDSGTRVAAPGVQVGYMEQDPTMAGFATLGDYAASGLDIDEAYKVDMVAEGLKFDPAGDVNTASGGERRRAALAKLMAEAPELMLLDEPTNHLDIEAIAWLENELKSTRAGFVLISHDRAFLRALTRATLWIDRGQVRRAEQGFEHFEAWRDKLWEEEDQQRHKLNRKIKAEARWAVEGISARRKRNQGRVRALQELRAQRAAQITRQGTAAMAFDGGTTSGKKVMEAFGLTKAFDGKSIVKSFDLTVQRGDRIAFVGPNGVGKTTLIKMLLGQEAPDAGSVKLGTNLDIAVFDQTRAALNEDMTLWENLANDPELGVSGKSDQVMVRGTPKHVVGYLKEFLFNEAQARAPVRSLSGGEKARLLLARLMARESNLLVLDEPTNDLDIETLDLLQDILGDYEGTVLLVSHDRDFLDRVATTTIAMEGNGQAVVYAGGWSDYRAQRGGDFVEAKEASKPLAKKEKQATTKVATGLSFTEKHRLEELPGVIDKITAEIAKLEELLSDPQLFTKQPVKFQKATDALVARQTALSDAEDEWLMLEEKAAG, from the coding sequence ATGGCCAAAACACCGCTTCTCCAAGTCTCTGATATCGCGCTGACCTTCGGCGGCGATCCTGTGTTCGAAGACCTGTCTTTGATTGTGCAGCCGGGTGACCGCGTGGCGCTTGTTGGGCGCAATGGGTCCGGTAAATCGACGCTGATGAAGGTGATGGCAGGGCTGGTGCAACCTGACAGCGGCACGCGCGTCGCGGCGCCGGGTGTGCAGGTCGGCTATATGGAGCAAGACCCCACAATGGCGGGCTTCGCGACCTTGGGCGATTATGCGGCCAGCGGGTTGGACATTGATGAAGCCTACAAGGTTGATATGGTCGCAGAGGGTCTGAAATTCGACCCCGCAGGCGATGTGAACACAGCCTCCGGCGGGGAACGCAGGCGCGCGGCGCTAGCCAAACTGATGGCGGAAGCGCCAGAGCTGATGCTGCTGGACGAGCCGACCAACCACCTCGATATCGAGGCGATTGCCTGGCTGGAAAACGAGCTGAAATCCACACGTGCGGGTTTTGTGTTGATCAGCCACGACCGGGCTTTCCTGCGGGCGCTAACCCGCGCGACCCTCTGGATTGATCGGGGTCAAGTCCGGCGCGCCGAGCAGGGGTTTGAACATTTCGAGGCGTGGCGCGACAAGCTTTGGGAAGAAGAAGACCAACAGCGCCACAAACTGAACCGCAAGATCAAGGCCGAGGCGCGATGGGCTGTCGAAGGTATCTCAGCCCGCCGCAAGCGCAACCAAGGACGCGTGCGGGCCCTACAAGAGCTGCGTGCGCAAAGGGCGGCCCAAATCACACGCCAGGGTACGGCAGCGATGGCTTTCGATGGTGGAACGACTTCGGGTAAAAAGGTGATGGAGGCTTTCGGGCTGACCAAAGCCTTTGATGGAAAATCGATTGTAAAGTCCTTCGACCTGACGGTGCAACGGGGCGATCGGATCGCCTTTGTTGGGCCAAACGGTGTGGGTAAGACGACGCTGATCAAGATGCTGCTGGGGCAGGAGGCGCCTGATGCTGGATCGGTCAAATTGGGCACCAATCTGGATATTGCCGTGTTCGACCAGACCCGTGCCGCGCTGAACGAAGATATGACGCTTTGGGAAAATCTCGCCAATGATCCTGAACTTGGCGTGTCCGGCAAATCCGATCAGGTTATGGTGCGCGGCACCCCCAAACATGTTGTGGGCTACCTGAAGGAATTCCTGTTCAACGAGGCGCAAGCGCGCGCACCCGTCCGGTCACTTTCAGGTGGTGAAAAAGCGCGGCTATTGCTGGCGCGGCTGATGGCGCGGGAAAGCAACCTGTTGGTGCTGGACGAACCAACCAACGATCTGGACATCGAAACGCTGGATTTGTTGCAGGATATCCTCGGCGACTACGAAGGCACAGTGCTTCTCGTCAGTCACGACCGTGACTTTCTCGACCGGGTCGCGACCACCACGATTGCGATGGAAGGCAATGGGCAGGCCGTGGTCTATGCGGGTGGTTGGTCTGACTACCGTGCGCAACGCGGTGGCGATTTTGTTGAGGCAAAAGAAGCCAGCAAGCCGTTGGCCAAAAAGGAAAAACAAGCCACTACGAAGGTTGCGACGGGCTTGTCTTTCACCGAAAAACACCGGTTGGAAGAATTGCCCGGCGTGATCGACAAGATCACAGCCGAGATCGCGAAACTGGAGGAATTGCTTTCCGACCCTCAACTTTTCACCAAGCAGCCCGTGAAGTTTCAAAAGGCAACCGATGCGCTGGTTGCGCGGCAAACGGCGCTCTCTGATGCCGAAGATGAGTGGCTGATGCTGGAAGAAAAAGCGGCAGGTTAG
- a CDS encoding YceD family protein yields MPQLPKSHLRLADLATRKPTVFELVPTADERKAVAAALDIVGIKKLRFSGKLTPQGRQDWTLSAELGATVVQDCVVTLDPVTARIDEAILRSYVADTPEIEASEVEMPEDDTVEALPETLDLAQVMIEALSLALPPYPRVEGADLSQAVFAEPGVTPMSDDEAKPFAGLGALRESLENKDK; encoded by the coding sequence ATGCCTCAGTTACCGAAGTCACATCTGCGTTTAGCCGACCTTGCAACGCGCAAACCGACCGTGTTTGAACTGGTTCCAACCGCGGATGAGCGCAAAGCGGTTGCCGCGGCGCTGGACATTGTCGGTATCAAGAAGCTGCGTTTTTCGGGAAAGCTAACCCCGCAAGGCCGCCAAGACTGGACCTTATCTGCTGAATTGGGCGCCACTGTCGTGCAGGACTGCGTGGTGACACTGGACCCGGTGACCGCACGCATCGATGAGGCGATCCTCCGCAGCTACGTCGCCGACACCCCGGAGATTGAGGCATCTGAGGTCGAAATGCCCGAAGATGACACGGTTGAAGCCCTGCCGGAGACCCTGGATCTGGCGCAGGTTATGATCGAGGCGCTGTCGCTGGCCCTGCCCCCCTATCCACGTGTTGAAGGCGCAGATCTGTCACAGGCTGTTTTCGCCGAACCCGGTGTTACCCCCATGTCTGATGATGAAGCCAAGCCCTTTGCTGGTCTGGGCGCACTACGTGAAAGCCTTGAAAACAAAGACAAATAA
- a CDS encoding SDR family NAD(P)-dependent oxidoreductase, which produces MQIENAIAVITGGASGLGAATARAFVSAGAQVTIFDRDPAGATFAAEIGADFAEVDVTDEASVAGGLDQAGAVNVAINCAGIATAEKTLGRDGPHRQDSFARTVDINLNGTFNVARLAAARMTEGGVIINTASVAAFDGQKGQTAYAASKAGIAGLSLPMARDLARSGIRVMAIAPGIFRTPMLESLGEEVMDGLAKDVIYPARLGDPAEFAALAKFIVECDYLNGTTIRLDGALRMP; this is translated from the coding sequence ATGCAAATAGAAAATGCGATTGCTGTTATCACAGGTGGGGCGTCGGGCTTGGGCGCTGCAACGGCGCGGGCTTTTGTGTCGGCAGGGGCGCAGGTGACGATTTTTGATCGCGATCCGGCTGGCGCCACATTTGCCGCTGAGATTGGCGCAGATTTTGCCGAAGTGGATGTGACCGATGAGGCAAGTGTTGCCGGGGGTCTTGATCAGGCGGGTGCTGTCAATGTCGCAATCAACTGTGCAGGGATCGCCACGGCCGAGAAAACACTGGGCCGTGATGGGCCGCACCGACAGGACAGCTTTGCCCGCACCGTCGATATCAACCTGAATGGGACCTTCAACGTGGCCCGTTTAGCTGCCGCTCGGATGACGGAAGGTGGCGTGATCATCAACACGGCCTCCGTTGCTGCTTTCGATGGGCAGAAAGGCCAGACCGCTTATGCGGCCTCAAAGGCAGGCATTGCCGGGTTGTCACTGCCTATGGCGCGTGACCTGGCCCGCAGTGGGATCAGGGTGATGGCCATTGCACCGGGAATATTCCGCACGCCAATGCTGGAAAGTCTGGGCGAAGAGGTGATGGACGGGTTAGCGAAGGACGTGATCTACCCGGCCCGTTTAGGTGATCCGGCAGAGTTTGCCGCGTTGGCAAAGTTCATTGTGGAATGCGACTATTTGAATGGCACCACCATTCGGTTGGATGGGGCGTTGCGAATGCCCTAA
- a CDS encoding outer membrane protein assembly factor BamE, with translation MSGTTGNLRKTVKAVGFVSVLAIAAGCAQMDRFHGFIPPEEELATLSVGSTTKDEVIALFGPPKSERGLQNNTVYYASSQFRRFGPFAPEEVDRQVLAIDFDGNDRVRNISRYTLEDGRVVVLDRRVTEDGINDVTFLAQLLGSFGRIDAGQFLGEP, from the coding sequence ATGAGTGGAACGACAGGCAATCTGCGCAAAACGGTGAAAGCTGTGGGTTTTGTGTCAGTGCTCGCGATTGCGGCTGGCTGCGCGCAGATGGACCGGTTCCATGGCTTCATTCCGCCCGAAGAAGAGCTGGCCACACTGAGCGTCGGTTCGACCACCAAAGACGAAGTGATCGCCCTGTTCGGACCGCCAAAATCCGAACGCGGCTTGCAGAACAACACGGTCTACTATGCCTCCAGCCAGTTCCGGCGGTTCGGCCCTTTTGCCCCGGAAGAGGTAGACCGGCAGGTGCTGGCCATTGATTTCGACGGCAATGATCGGGTCCGCAACATTTCGCGCTATACGCTTGAAGATGGGCGGGTGGTTGTCCTCGATCGCCGTGTGACGGAGGACGGGATCAACGATGTGACCTTCCTCGCACAGTTGTTGGGGTCCTTCGGGCGGATTGATGCTGGACAGTTCTTGGGTGAACCTTAG
- the msrB gene encoding peptide-methionine (R)-S-oxide reductase MsrB, producing MDKIVKSDAEWRAQLSDMAYKVTRKHGTERAGTHEDFPKDAGTYMCVCCGAPLFDQDAKFESGTGWPSFYQPVDGEMVGESVDRSFFMKRTEVHCNRCDAHLGHVFPDGPQPTGLRYCINGVALEFEPEE from the coding sequence ATGGACAAGATCGTAAAATCAGACGCCGAATGGCGCGCACAACTTTCCGACATGGCCTATAAGGTGACACGCAAACACGGCACTGAGCGTGCTGGTACACATGAGGACTTCCCAAAAGATGCAGGGACTTACATGTGTGTCTGCTGTGGTGCCCCGCTCTTCGATCAAGACGCCAAGTTCGAAAGTGGCACCGGCTGGCCCTCGTTCTATCAACCTGTTGATGGGGAGATGGTGGGCGAAAGCGTAGACCGCAGTTTCTTCATGAAACGGACCGAGGTGCATTGTAACCGCTGCGACGCGCATCTGGGGCATGTGTTTCCAGACGGGCCACAGCCAACGGGGTTGCGGTACTGTATCAATGGGGTGGCGCTGGAATTTGAGCCGGAGGAATGA
- the ihfA gene encoding integration host factor subunit alpha yields the protein MTDKTLTRMDLADAVHSQVGLSRNDSADLVESVLSHVSDSLVSGETVKISSFGTFSVRDKAARVGRNPKTGEEVPIHPRRVLTFRPSHLMKDRVAAGNKR from the coding sequence ATGACCGATAAGACTTTGACGCGGATGGATTTGGCAGATGCAGTGCATAGTCAGGTTGGACTTTCTCGCAACGACAGTGCCGATTTGGTTGAAAGCGTACTGTCCCATGTCTCAGACAGTCTGGTGTCCGGCGAAACGGTAAAAATATCGTCCTTTGGTACATTCTCCGTGCGTGACAAGGCGGCCCGCGTTGGCCGCAATCCAAAAACCGGTGAAGAGGTGCCGATCCACCCCCGCCGCGTCTTGACGTTCCGACCATCGCATCTGATGAAAGATCGCGTGGCGGCAGGGAACAAACGCTAG
- a CDS encoding MerR family transcriptional regulator — protein sequence MAKAKDAFRTISEVADWLDTPTHVLRFWESKFSQIKPVKGAGGRRYYRPTDMDLLGGIKKLLHEDGLTIKGTQKLLREKGVKHVAGLGQSMTLSEPAPEATPTVSAPQPVPPTPAAVPQQDAFPFDAPAPAAAPAFVIDLPLPPHDLPTAAPRLIGCAPSDPTALQASAGQIAPLLARLEAVRARMRG from the coding sequence ATGGCCAAGGCGAAAGACGCATTTCGCACAATCAGCGAGGTGGCTGACTGGTTGGATACGCCGACCCATGTGCTGCGTTTCTGGGAAAGTAAGTTCAGCCAGATCAAACCCGTCAAAGGCGCGGGCGGGCGGCGCTATTACCGCCCCACCGATATGGACCTGCTGGGGGGGATCAAGAAGCTCCTGCATGAAGACGGGTTGACCATAAAAGGCACGCAAAAGCTCTTGCGTGAAAAGGGCGTGAAACACGTGGCAGGTTTAGGTCAGTCGATGACCTTATCTGAGCCAGCGCCGGAGGCCACGCCTACCGTATCAGCACCTCAGCCAGTACCACCAACACCTGCCGCTGTCCCACAACAAGACGCCTTTCCCTTCGACGCGCCTGCACCAGCCGCAGCACCCGCCTTTGTGATTGATCTGCCTTTGCCGCCGCACGACCTGCCAACGGCGGCCCCACGTCTTATCGGATGCGCGCCCAGTGATCCCACGGCACTGCAAGCAAGTGCAGGGCAGATTGCACCGCTCTTGGCCCGGCTGGAAGCAGTCCGCGCCCGGATGCGCGGCTAG
- the rpmF gene encoding 50S ribosomal protein L32 has translation MAVQQNKVSKSRRNNRRAHDALVAANPNECDNCGELKRPHHVCPSCGHYASREVITDTTEIDLEDDAA, from the coding sequence ATGGCTGTCCAGCAGAACAAAGTATCCAAATCCCGCCGCAACAACCGGCGTGCACATGACGCGCTTGTCGCGGCAAACCCAAACGAATGCGACAACTGTGGCGAGCTGAAGCGCCCCCACCATGTGTGCCCATCCTGCGGCCACTATGCGTCGCGCGAAGTCATCACAGACACAACTGAAATCGATCTCGAAGACGACGCCGCATAG
- the plsX gene encoding phosphate acyltransferase PlsX, with amino-acid sequence MTPSQTDTAPMQGHAASDVLSVDAMGGDQGPATVVAGLSKFLRKTPGARAILHGPKAQLEALVAKSGIADRVSIHDAAEVVKMTDKPSHVLRNGKKTSMWSAIEAVRERQAAVAVSCGNTGGLMAMSMLRLRKAEGVNRPAIACLWPSRNPSGFNVMLDAGADIRADQDDLLTYALMGASYARNGLDIARPRVGLLNVGTEEHKGRAELKVAHELIGNAAIIGDFEYVGFIEGGDLPSDKVDVIVTDGFTGNVALKTGEGTATLISEFLRGALTKTPWSALGALLARGSLRSLRKRIDPRRVNGGVFLGLNQTVIKSHGSADATGVAAALHLAYRLAKSGFSDKLAARVASAASLAQDTAIESETDSLNTNTGK; translated from the coding sequence ATGACACCATCCCAGACGGACACTGCTCCGATGCAGGGACATGCTGCCAGCGACGTGCTTTCTGTCGATGCAATGGGCGGAGACCAAGGGCCTGCAACTGTTGTTGCGGGCCTTTCCAAGTTTTTGCGCAAGACACCCGGCGCGCGTGCCATCTTGCACGGACCCAAGGCGCAGCTTGAAGCGCTTGTTGCCAAAAGCGGCATTGCAGATCGCGTGAGCATTCACGACGCCGCCGAAGTCGTGAAAATGACGGACAAGCCCAGCCATGTGCTGCGTAACGGCAAGAAAACATCCATGTGGTCAGCCATTGAAGCGGTCCGCGAACGGCAGGCTGCCGTTGCCGTCAGCTGCGGCAACACCGGCGGGCTGATGGCCATGTCGATGCTGCGTCTGCGCAAGGCGGAAGGGGTGAACCGCCCTGCCATTGCTTGCCTTTGGCCATCGCGCAATCCGTCAGGTTTTAATGTCATGCTTGACGCCGGGGCAGATATTCGCGCCGATCAGGATGATCTGCTGACCTATGCCCTTATGGGGGCGTCATATGCGCGGAATGGGCTGGACATAGCACGCCCGCGTGTCGGGCTGCTCAACGTGGGGACAGAAGAGCACAAAGGCCGGGCCGAGTTGAAAGTCGCCCATGAACTTATTGGAAATGCTGCAATAATTGGTGACTTTGAGTATGTTGGCTTCATCGAGGGCGGCGACCTGCCCTCAGATAAAGTTGATGTCATTGTCACCGACGGGTTTACGGGAAATGTGGCGCTGAAGACCGGCGAAGGGACCGCAACCCTGATCAGCGAGTTCCTGCGGGGCGCGCTGACAAAAACGCCGTGGTCGGCCCTGGGGGCCCTGCTCGCTCGGGGGTCATTGCGGAGCCTGCGCAAGCGGATCGACCCACGTCGGGTGAACGGCGGTGTTTTTTTGGGGCTGAACCAAACCGTCATCAAAAGCCACGGATCAGCCGATGCCACAGGTGTTGCGGCAGCCTTGCACCTCGCCTATCGCCTCGCGAAAAGCGGTTTCTCAGATAAACTTGCGGCAAGGGTTGCTTCCGCTGCGTCACTTGCCCAAGATACCGCAATAGAAAGTGAGACGGACAGTCTCAATACAAACACAGGCAAATAG
- a CDS encoding beta-ketoacyl-ACP synthase III, whose product MMRRAVVKGVGHYLPERVVPNAEFEKSLDTSDEWIKSRSGIERRHFAAQGETTSDLAAKAAKAALEMAGMTGEDIDAIVLATSTADLTFPSAATMVQHAIGNTTGYAFDVQAVCAGFVYALSNANALIISGQADRVLVIGAETFSRIMDWTDRSTCVLFGDGAGALILEAQEGTGENTDRGVLSTDLNSDGRYKDLLYVDGGVSTQNTGMLRMEGKEIFRHAVEKLAKTADAALEKVNLGADDVDWVVPHQANIRIIQSTAKKLGVGMDRVVVTVQDHGNTSAASIPLALSVGVANGQIKQGDLVVTEAIGGGLAWGAVVIRW is encoded by the coding sequence ATGATGCGTCGCGCAGTGGTCAAAGGGGTTGGTCATTACCTGCCCGAAAGAGTCGTCCCCAACGCTGAATTCGAAAAATCGCTTGATACGTCGGATGAATGGATCAAATCCCGATCCGGGATTGAACGGCGCCATTTTGCAGCCCAAGGCGAAACCACCTCAGACCTTGCAGCGAAAGCTGCCAAGGCGGCTCTGGAGATGGCGGGTATGACCGGCGAAGACATTGACGCCATCGTCCTGGCCACCTCAACCGCCGATCTGACCTTTCCGTCCGCAGCAACCATGGTGCAGCACGCAATTGGGAACACAACTGGATATGCTTTCGACGTTCAGGCTGTTTGCGCCGGTTTCGTTTATGCATTGTCGAATGCCAATGCGCTGATCATATCAGGTCAGGCGGACCGTGTTTTGGTGATTGGGGCGGAAACATTCAGCCGGATCATGGATTGGACAGACCGGTCAACATGTGTGCTGTTTGGAGATGGCGCGGGCGCGTTGATCTTGGAGGCACAAGAGGGCACCGGCGAAAATACAGACCGCGGCGTACTCTCAACAGATCTGAACTCTGACGGACGCTACAAAGACCTGCTCTATGTCGATGGCGGGGTCTCAACGCAGAATACCGGCATGCTGCGCATGGAAGGCAAAGAAATCTTCCGCCATGCGGTCGAAAAACTAGCAAAGACGGCTGATGCGGCTTTGGAAAAAGTCAACTTAGGTGCCGATGATGTGGATTGGGTTGTCCCGCATCAGGCCAATATCCGCATTATTCAATCGACCGCCAAGAAACTGGGCGTCGGTATGGACCGGGTTGTTGTCACGGTTCAGGATCACGGCAATACATCGGCTGCATCGATTCCCCTCGCCCTGTCAGTAGGCGTCGCAAATGGCCAAATCAAGCAAGGCGATCTGGTCGTGACCGAAGCAATCGGAGGTGGATTGGCATGGGGTGCTGTGGTGATCCGCTGGTAA